From a single Bacillus pseudomycoides DSM 12442 genomic region:
- a CDS encoding aminoglycoside N(3)-acetyltransferase, whose product MKINDIVAETQLPNTIETISNDLQALGLKKGMTVIVHSSLSSIGWVSGGAVAVVEALMNVITEEGTIIMPTQTSDLSDPKNWVRPPVPENWWQIIRDNVPAFHPDVTPTRAMGKVVECFRTYPNVKRSNHPLNSFAAWGKHAEVIIAEHSLSISFGEYSPLKKIYDLDGYVLLIGVGYDSNTSIHLSEIRTGARELIKVGAPIIENNVRAWKEFDEMDYDSDLFVEIGKEFEHINAVTIGKVGNATCRLMKQREIVDFGVQWFRSKNK is encoded by the coding sequence ATGAAAATAAACGACATTGTGGCAGAAACGCAATTACCAAATACAATTGAAACTATATCGAATGATTTACAGGCATTAGGACTTAAAAAAGGAATGACAGTGATCGTCCATTCTTCTTTGAGCTCAATTGGCTGGGTATCTGGTGGGGCCGTCGCCGTAGTTGAAGCTTTAATGAATGTAATTACTGAAGAAGGTACGATTATCATGCCAACTCAAACGTCGGATTTGTCTGATCCGAAAAACTGGGTAAGGCCACCCGTTCCAGAAAACTGGTGGCAAATTATTCGAGACAATGTTCCAGCGTTTCATCCGGATGTAACTCCAACACGCGCGATGGGGAAAGTTGTAGAATGTTTTCGTACATATCCAAATGTAAAACGTAGTAATCATCCGTTAAATAGTTTTGCTGCATGGGGAAAACATGCGGAGGTTATTATAGCGGAGCATTCACTTTCAATTAGTTTTGGAGAGTACTCACCACTAAAGAAAATATATGATTTAGATGGATATGTATTGTTGATAGGTGTAGGCTACGATTCTAATACATCGATTCACTTATCTGAAATACGTACAGGAGCACGTGAATTAATAAAAGTTGGAGCACCCATTATAGAAAATAACGTAAGGGCGTGGAAAGAGTTCGATGAAATGGACTATGATTCTGACTTGTTTGTTGAGATTGGAAAAGAGTTTGAACATATAAACGCTGTAACAATTGGTAAAGTGGGAAATGCAACGTGTAGATTAATGAAACAACGAGAAATTGTTGACTTTGGTGTACAATGGTTTCGTTCGAAAAATAAGTAA